A genome region from Tenebrio molitor chromosome 4, icTenMoli1.1, whole genome shotgun sequence includes the following:
- the LOC138129696 gene encoding ankyrin repeat domain-containing protein 29-like isoform X2, protein MDPSMVTLNEKHSRRLYNALLNSDTTVLTQMLREGYNMSKIVFGLPTWSAKYTPLEFVVYKNKLLLVHFLLEKGINPNVGATTGNTPLLISIKAGFHQISEKLIIADANTCKLDINGKTPLYWAVDRRNTNIINLLLDHGAEFTIHTALLHAIDLGYLDVVQLLVERGAPLNVVSSGTHLTVAITRGHLDIAKYLIRSGADVNLTSEYGTPLNIAIRKGHLDIVKILAESGADVNLTSEYGTPLIIAARGEHWDIVKFLMESGAQLNLADKNLPEVRVEKLNFEILNHIVEKGFKVDATLANSSLVWSLELEKLNLVKYFIEQGANVNQKYQNGQSLLSTALKNYDLRSFRLLIESGADPRLAEAEINEKMTKDPDFAIYMKSLDLDSMIQKLTIRKNYAPKGKSTKSVPFFQGRTGLEAPRWQS, encoded by the exons ATGGATCCGTCTATGGTAACATTGAATGAAAAACATTCG AGGCGATTATACAATGCTCTATTGAACAGTGATACCACTGTTCTTACCCAAATGTTGAGAGAAGGTTATAACATGAGTAAAATTGTGTTTGGGTTACCAACGTGGTCCGCTAAATATACACCACTCGAGTTCGTAGTGTACAAGAATAAGCTTCTCCTTGTCCATTTTTTGCTGGAGAAAGGTATAAATCCCAATGTAGGAGCAACAACAGGAAATACTCCTTTGCTCATCAGTATCAAAGCCGGGTTTCATCAAATTAGcgagaaattaataattgcgGATGCAAATACCTGTAAACTGGAtataaatggtaaaactcCTTTATATTGGGCAGTGGACAGAAGAAACACAAATATAATAAATCTCCTGTTGGATCACGGTGCTGAATTTACCATTCATACAGCTTTATTACATGCTATTGATTTAGGCTATTTAGATGTGGTACAGTTATTGGTAGAAAGGGGAGCTCCTCTTAATGTGGTGTCTTCAGGAACTCACTTAACTGTAGCTATTACGCGAGGACATTTGGATATTGCAAAATATCTAATAAGAAGCGGTGCAGATGTAAATTTGACTAGTGAATATG GAACACCCTTAAATATAGCAATTCGCAAAGGACATTTGGATATTGTAAAAATTCTAGCAGAAAGCGGTGCCGACGTAAATTTGACTAGTGAATATG GAACACCCTTAATTATAGCCGCTCGTGGAGAGCATTGGGATATTGTAAAATTTCTAATGGAAAGTGGTGCCCAATTAAATTTGGCTGATAAAAATCTTCCTGAAGTGCGCGTcgaaaaacttaattttgaaatactcAATCACATAGTTGAAAAAGGTTTCAAAGTAGATGCAACCCTTGCAAATTCTTCCCTTGTATGGTCGttagaattggaaaaattaaatctggtaaaatatttcataGAACAAGGTGCAAATGTCAatcaaaaatatcaaaatggTCAATCACTTTTGTCTACCGCTTTGAAAAATTACGATTTGCGATCTTTCCGATTGTTAATTGAATCCGGAGCTGATCCACGATTGGCTGAAGCTgagattaatgaaaaaatgacTAAAGACCCCGACTTTgccatttatatgaaatcactGGATCTAGATTCCATGATACAAAAGCTCACGATTCGAA AAAATTATGCTCCCAAGGGGAAATCGACGAAAAGTGTCCCATTTTTCCAag GTAGAACTGGTCTTGAAGCTCCACGATGGCAATCCTGA